A genomic stretch from Styela clava chromosome 5, kaStyClav1.hap1.2, whole genome shotgun sequence includes:
- the LOC120344631 gene encoding uncharacterized protein LOC120344631: MKMNSQVINQARAKQSDRLMTSYDRFKEKGFLCDFNINVGEKSFRVHRTVLAASSEYFEAMFSSNLKEVHDGHVNMKDVNQDGIAQCIEFMYKGKADLRMENIQHILHASNLLRMVELTNLCFQFLEINISPVNCLSVINLARMYDHSDIIQQAEQVVIDNFESVISSEMFPFVTKSDLLRYMRNETYQTSWKAVVTWAKRKDNVDVSELVSIEQYPFKFLLQTVLEEPIVKNNKTAEKSVITALFSDVKKLETNLEIDNCFILKNLSETNQIPEQTTVKDSINRYLETNFEQIIKKNEFRDISKDDIIRLFKSSGTKYSSEAVKYEAMMKWVKHDVKNRRKLFQGLFNLIKLKDLSLKFLKEIVRPEPLVKKSDKCYDSLMDELFSRASSKAEEKPKADKMTIPDSSSSEDDEEGSSAILGAESQSSSQTTSGLRIINQRPPGGKMSRDLLPESLIIVITYSFPAGSLKGVLYEAQEFTEYLPWNNDGGKCYNLLYQAFNAGLIFKIQEVGDIRGKIVWNDEFPHKTDKTGGPENNGYPDPNHTMKLKEALEAKGFKYDGWIPLLWFSR; this comes from the exons ATGAAGATGAATTCACAAGTAATAAACCAGGCTAGAGCAAAACAGTCAGATCGTCTCATGACATCATATGACAGGTTCAAAGAAAAAGGATTTCTTTGCGATTTCAACATCAACGTTGGTGAAAAATCATTCCGAGTGCATCGTACTGTCTTGGCAGCCTCTTCAGAATACTTTGAAGCCATGTTTTCAAGCAACTTGAAGGAAGTTCATGATGGTCACGTTAATATGAAGGATGTCAATCAGGATGGGATCGCACAATGCATAGAGTTCATGTATAAAGGAAAGGCAGATTTGAGAATGGAAAACATTCAGCATATCCTGCATGCTTCCAATCTTTTACGAATGGTGGAATTGACAAATCTTTGCTTTCAATTCTTGGAAATAAACATTTCCCCAGTAAATTGTCTCTCTGTGATCAACTTGGCTCGAATGTACGATCACTCTGATATAATACAACAAGCCGAACAAGTCGTGATCGATAATTTTGAATCTGTTATTTCATCCGAGATGTTTCCATTCGTCACCAAATCAGATCTCTTGCGTTACATGAGAAATGAGACTTACCAAACATCATGGAAAGCTGTGGTAACATGGGCAAAAAGAAAAGATAACGTAGATGTTTCTGAACTTGTCAGCATCGAGCAATATCCCTTTAAATTTCTTCTACAAACTGTCCTTGAAGAACCCattgttaaaaacaataaaacagctGAGAAATCGGTAATCACTGCATTATTTTCTGACGTCAAAAAACTTGAGACTAACCTTGAGATTGACAACTGTTTTATCTTGAAGAATCTTTCTGAAACCAATCAAATTCCTGAACAAACAACAGTTAAGGATTCCATTAATCGATACTTGGagacaaattttgaacaaattatcAAGAAAAATGAATTTCGTGATATTAGCAAGGATGACATAATAAGACTTTTCAAATCTTCAGGCACAAAGTATTCCTCGGAGGCTGTCAAATATGAGGCGATgatgaaatgggtgaaacatgaTGTCAAAAACAGGAGGAAATTATTTCAGGGCTTGTTTAATCTCATTAAACTTAAAGATTTATCTCTTAAGTTTCTGAAAGAAATAGTTCGACCTGAACCCTTGGTAAAAAAGTCAGATAAATGTTACGATTCGCTGATGGATGAATTATTTTCACGAGCATCTTCAAAAGCTGAAGAAAAACCAAAGGCAGATAAAATGACCATACCAGATTCAAGCTCTTCAGAGGATGATGAGGAAGGATCTTCTGCCATTCTAG GTGCAGAATCTCAGTCTTCAAGTCAAACTACTTCTGGTCTAAGAATCATCAACCAACGACCACCTGGTGGGAAGATGTCACGGGATTTGTTGCCTGAATCACTGATTATTGTCATCACCTACTCATTTCCTGCTGGAAGTCTGAAG GGGGTTTTATATGAAGCTCAAgaattcactgaatatttgccATGGAATAATGATGGAGGGAAATGTTACAACTTACTCTATCAAGCATTCAATGCAGGATTGATTTTCAAGATTCAGGAAGTTGGTGACATAAGAGGAAAAATTGTTTGGAACGATGAGTTTCCTCATAAGACTGATAAAACTGGAGGACCAGAAAA caatggatatccAGATCCAAACCATACAATGAAACTGAAAGAAGCATTGGAAGCAAAAGGATTCAAGTATGATGGATGG